One Rubripirellula amarantea DNA segment encodes these proteins:
- a CDS encoding two-component system sensor histidine kinase NtrB — MSETQTRTASIRQNGLASRLLELSPAAVLITNLLGEIQWVNRVTLTWFGYSEAELQEKVVDVLFSRQVASDAGAHQACPLSHFGQRSGEYDGKQWDLVGRRKNGSIFPVRFTSHRLSKTLDEIVFFGEMNFPLKDADLAKRIEDERLSAVLEMVSGLAHGCRNAMQRAQSCLALIELDLPKESSSLQLTDRVRAALADLHKNYEEAKSYASPITLRRSDVDLAKLCGDTMTELSIELAQYSVQLKVECDSVCQRAYVDQARMQQVIYHLLKNAIQASPELALIRCVFHASTAPSGEGLELRIRDYGSGIGEDIAKRAFEPFFTTKQQGTGLGLSLCRRIVAAHGGTIDFVCHYDVGSEVLVQLPSMRNES, encoded by the coding sequence ATGTCAGAAACGCAAACACGAACCGCAAGCATTCGCCAGAATGGTCTCGCAAGTAGGTTGTTAGAATTATCGCCCGCAGCGGTCTTGATAACGAATCTGTTGGGGGAAATTCAGTGGGTGAATCGTGTGACACTGACATGGTTTGGATATAGCGAAGCCGAATTGCAAGAAAAGGTCGTTGACGTCCTGTTCTCGAGACAAGTAGCGAGTGACGCTGGTGCACACCAAGCGTGCCCCCTGTCACATTTTGGGCAACGATCGGGTGAGTACGATGGGAAACAATGGGACCTTGTTGGCCGACGAAAAAATGGCAGCATCTTTCCCGTTCGATTCACGTCGCATCGTTTGTCGAAGACTCTGGATGAGATTGTGTTTTTCGGTGAAATGAATTTTCCGCTAAAGGATGCTGATCTTGCAAAGCGAATCGAGGACGAGCGACTATCCGCCGTTCTAGAGATGGTTTCGGGACTCGCCCACGGGTGTCGAAATGCCATGCAACGCGCTCAATCCTGTCTTGCTTTGATAGAGCTTGATCTGCCGAAGGAATCGAGTTCGTTGCAACTTACCGACCGTGTTCGCGCGGCACTGGCGGACTTGCATAAAAACTACGAAGAAGCAAAAAGCTATGCCTCTCCGATCACGCTTCGTCGAAGTGATGTGGACTTGGCTAAGTTGTGCGGTGATACCATGACTGAACTTTCGATCGAACTTGCTCAGTACTCAGTGCAACTGAAAGTCGAGTGCGATAGCGTATGCCAGCGTGCTTATGTCGACCAAGCTCGAATGCAACAAGTCATTTATCATCTGCTAAAGAACGCGATTCAGGCGAGTCCCGAGCTCGCCCTAATCCGGTGCGTCTTCCATGCAAGCACTGCACCGAGTGGAGAAGGGCTTGAACTTCGGATTCGCGACTACGGTTCAGGGATTGGCGAAGACATTGCCAAACGTGCGTTTGAACCATTCTTCACAACAAAGCAGCAAGGGACTGGACTTGGGTTATCGCTGTGTCGCCGTATTGTCGCGGCTCATGGAGGCACGATTGATTTCGTATGTCACTACGATGTCGGCAGTGAAGTGTTGGTTCAGCTTCCTAGCATGCGAAATGAATCATGA
- a CDS encoding universal stress protein — MKVLLPIDGSDNADEAIGFVQSLAEDNTVDVTIMHVTYDPTGYALQPWLAEWSEQENQRSKAILDQAQTDLDASCNSTSIVHGSGAIVPCILEESKKSQADLIVIGAKGHSAIGRLLLGSVSDSVASRAECSVVVVRPQSDTSQPAKIVLGFDRSRASREAVAEMLELNWQSDTRVEVVSVVLNPYVFVGEGYMANPMTVTPEQIAPITETAERMSSRLADTFPHTTSRIQIADHVGEAIVQAAESDNADLIIVGDSEHSRLGNFLLGSTSKYVLRHAPCSVWISRHHWKSSESNDSA; from the coding sequence ATGAAAGTTCTATTGCCGATTGATGGATCGGACAACGCAGACGAAGCCATCGGTTTTGTACAATCGCTCGCCGAAGACAACACGGTCGATGTGACGATCATGCACGTCACCTACGATCCAACGGGCTACGCATTGCAACCATGGCTGGCGGAATGGTCGGAACAAGAGAACCAACGTAGCAAAGCGATCTTGGATCAAGCACAAACTGACCTGGATGCATCATGCAACTCAACGTCGATTGTTCATGGATCGGGGGCGATCGTGCCATGCATCTTAGAAGAATCCAAGAAATCGCAGGCCGACCTGATTGTTATCGGAGCGAAGGGGCACTCGGCCATCGGACGATTGTTGCTGGGAAGCGTATCGGACAGCGTTGCCAGTCGCGCCGAATGTTCCGTCGTTGTTGTACGACCACAATCCGACACTTCCCAACCAGCGAAGATCGTGCTCGGCTTTGACAGATCGCGTGCGTCGCGTGAGGCCGTCGCCGAAATGTTAGAACTGAATTGGCAAAGCGACACTAGAGTCGAGGTGGTTAGCGTGGTCCTTAATCCGTACGTCTTCGTCGGGGAAGGTTACATGGCAAACCCAATGACCGTCACTCCCGAACAAATCGCGCCGATTACAGAGACGGCCGAGCGAATGTCTAGCCGGCTTGCCGATACGTTCCCTCATACGACGTCTCGCATCCAGATTGCAGATCATGTCGGCGAAGCTATCGTCCAGGCTGCAGAGTCCGACAATGCGGACTTAATCATTGTTGGTGACAGTGAACATAGCCGGCTTGGAAACTTCTTGCTCGGCAGCACCTCGAAGTACGTCCTGCGCCACGCACCTTGTAGCGTCTGGATTTCTAGGCACCATTGGAAATCATCCGAATCAAACGATTCGGCATAA
- a CDS encoding PDZ domain-containing protein, translated as MLKRHHAIQLCSLLTFVVLNVVGSQRLCAQPVGEPEVKAEFVEPKIRHVPRLGEWYLGVYGNYTSTGLQLTQVYPRTAASAVGLEVGDRIVAVNGQRISMRYPLDIALQSTRNGWVRLLVQDHRTNRLLNVNVRLTRVHRHF; from the coding sequence ATGTTGAAACGTCATCACGCTATTCAGTTATGTTCGTTACTAACCTTCGTTGTCTTAAACGTTGTTGGTTCGCAACGACTTTGTGCCCAACCCGTTGGGGAGCCGGAGGTTAAAGCCGAGTTTGTCGAACCCAAGATTCGTCATGTGCCTCGCTTAGGCGAATGGTACCTTGGCGTTTATGGCAATTACACCTCCACCGGTTTGCAGTTGACTCAGGTTTATCCACGGACAGCGGCTTCGGCCGTTGGTTTAGAAGTTGGCGACCGAATTGTTGCTGTCAATGGTCAACGGATCAGTATGCGGTACCCGCTCGACATTGCATTGCAATCAACGAGAAATGGTTGGGTGAGGTTGTTGGTGCAGGATCACCGAACCAATCGACTGCTCAACGTGAACGTACGATTGACTCGCGTTCATCGACACTTCTAG
- a CDS encoding serine/threonine-protein kinase has translation MILDQKTEQPHDMIAELLNKYAERLEQGDERGASLLLDQHPELSALWGQHLETLQALCRVSKQAQRSVAPDQQSEINGSVLGDYRLNREIGRGGMGVVYEATQLSLRRSVALKVLPFAAVLDKQQVARFRNEAQAAASLHHAHIVPVYAVGCERGVHYYSMQLIDGQTLEQVIEYPDLYAAPDRSRKRQNDTTIEQNVRWNHRSSSPSRKFVQDSDSLAEESGDLSSGKVDIRAKADRTTHVAFDDHASTLHSIRSRDYIRNSVESIICVADALDFAHQQGVVHRDIKPSNLLIDSTGKVWVADFGLARARGLSNLTAEGKVMGTARYMSPEQISGKPQEIDHRTDIYSLGITLYELLTLTPAFAAEDRETMFAAIECLEPTLPRRINPSIAVDLETIVLKSIAKGKDDRYATAGELAEDLRRFLDGRPTIARRPTPVERAVRWAVRRQRLVASVFCLMLVAISGLGAATFLIAKESRLKDEATLEARLHLDQAHALVDRFGGLMSSRLSNIPGGDQIRSEVLREAERYYEDFLRYAEDKPALGADLAKVRFRLAATLSQLGEIDQAEHKYLEALAGYAAIRDDFNGTTINDADMALCLHNLAALQKDQGRFTEALHHYRQASELHEHLVDKFPDNASYRQQMAMTKNNLGLLLWQSGDVAEARTCLLTTQTQLQDALQQSPSNVELRQQLIECRNSLVATCLENDLGEAESLLLANITDLDDLLAEQSQANGKDTSAVHASISQPLDYQIAVSRNNLATVLSRGARYEEAVRVLERTIPLLNDICAKSPSNATSKMQLAMAHNNLGQALWSNATANENADGSAAVEAFETAESLLRQEFAQSHSRHEVLSQLASVLHNRGTVCQSQGSLAEAMDRLTEALGLQSQALKQAPFHHGYRSQLQKHRELLDRLLSQLKACHPYHSPSITMAAVGSPAGGK, from the coding sequence ATGATTTTGGATCAAAAAACCGAACAACCCCACGACATGATCGCTGAACTGTTAAATAAGTACGCCGAGCGTCTTGAACAAGGAGACGAACGCGGCGCTTCATTGCTGTTGGACCAGCATCCGGAACTCAGCGCACTTTGGGGCCAGCACTTAGAAACGTTGCAAGCTCTTTGTCGCGTTTCTAAACAAGCCCAACGATCCGTTGCTCCTGACCAGCAATCCGAGATCAATGGATCGGTCCTGGGCGATTACCGTCTCAATCGAGAGATCGGTCGTGGTGGCATGGGGGTTGTCTATGAAGCAACGCAACTTTCTTTGCGTCGCAGCGTGGCGTTGAAGGTGTTGCCTTTTGCCGCTGTCTTGGACAAGCAACAAGTCGCTCGATTTCGAAACGAAGCCCAGGCTGCTGCATCCTTGCATCATGCTCACATCGTTCCGGTCTACGCGGTCGGGTGTGAACGTGGTGTGCACTACTACAGCATGCAGCTCATCGACGGCCAGACACTGGAACAGGTCATTGAGTATCCAGATCTGTATGCGGCTCCTGACCGAAGCAGGAAGCGTCAAAATGATACCACGATCGAGCAAAACGTTCGGTGGAACCACCGTAGCTCGTCACCATCTCGCAAGTTCGTTCAAGACTCCGATTCGCTCGCTGAAGAATCCGGCGATTTGTCGTCGGGCAAAGTGGATATAAGGGCGAAAGCTGATCGAACAACGCATGTAGCCTTTGATGATCATGCCAGCACGTTGCATTCGATTCGTAGCCGGGACTACATCCGAAACTCAGTCGAGTCAATTATCTGTGTTGCCGACGCCTTGGATTTCGCTCACCAACAAGGTGTGGTTCATCGCGACATCAAGCCATCCAACCTCCTCATCGATTCCACAGGAAAGGTTTGGGTTGCTGACTTCGGACTCGCTCGAGCCAGAGGCTTGTCAAACCTAACCGCCGAAGGAAAGGTGATGGGCACGGCTCGCTACATGAGTCCTGAACAGATCTCTGGTAAACCCCAAGAGATCGATCATCGAACTGACATCTATTCGCTAGGGATCACGCTCTATGAACTATTGACGCTGACACCAGCGTTCGCGGCAGAGGATCGTGAGACGATGTTCGCTGCCATCGAGTGCCTCGAACCGACGTTGCCTCGGCGAATCAATCCGTCCATCGCAGTGGACCTTGAAACCATCGTTCTCAAGTCAATCGCCAAGGGAAAAGACGATCGCTATGCGACAGCCGGCGAGCTTGCCGAAGACCTTCGCCGCTTTCTTGATGGACGACCTACAATCGCGCGTCGCCCGACGCCGGTTGAGCGCGCCGTGCGGTGGGCGGTTCGTCGCCAACGTTTGGTAGCATCGGTTTTTTGTTTGATGTTGGTGGCCATTAGTGGACTGGGAGCAGCGACTTTCCTAATTGCAAAGGAAAGCCGATTAAAGGATGAAGCAACTTTGGAAGCGAGGCTGCACCTTGACCAGGCTCACGCACTGGTTGATCGTTTTGGTGGTTTGATGTCGAGCCGTCTTTCGAACATTCCAGGTGGTGATCAAATCCGAAGTGAAGTTTTGCGCGAGGCAGAACGTTACTACGAAGACTTTCTTAGATACGCCGAAGACAAACCAGCGCTCGGCGCTGACCTGGCGAAGGTTCGTTTCCGTTTGGCGGCAACGCTATCGCAGTTAGGCGAGATTGATCAAGCAGAGCACAAATACTTGGAAGCCTTGGCGGGCTATGCAGCCATTCGCGATGACTTCAATGGGACCACCATTAACGATGCTGATATGGCATTGTGTCTTCACAACCTAGCCGCACTTCAGAAAGATCAAGGCCGCTTTACCGAAGCTTTGCACCACTATCGCCAAGCAAGTGAACTGCATGAGCATCTCGTGGATAAATTCCCCGACAATGCAAGCTATCGGCAGCAAATGGCGATGACGAAGAACAATCTCGGCCTGCTGCTTTGGCAAAGTGGCGATGTAGCTGAAGCAAGAACATGCCTGTTAACAACGCAGACTCAACTGCAGGATGCATTGCAACAGTCGCCATCGAACGTCGAGCTTCGTCAGCAATTGATCGAATGCCGGAACTCGCTAGTGGCAACCTGCCTGGAGAACGATCTCGGTGAGGCGGAGTCGTTGCTGCTTGCGAACATTACCGATTTAGACGACTTGTTGGCTGAGCAATCACAAGCCAACGGCAAGGACACCAGTGCGGTTCATGCATCGATCAGTCAACCGCTTGACTATCAGATTGCCGTTTCACGGAACAATTTGGCGACGGTGCTTAGCCGAGGGGCAAGATACGAAGAAGCGGTACGAGTATTAGAAAGAACGATTCCACTACTTAATGATATTTGCGCCAAGTCTCCCTCGAATGCGACATCGAAGATGCAGCTTGCCATGGCCCATAACAATCTGGGGCAAGCCTTATGGTCCAATGCTACAGCGAACGAAAACGCAGATGGTAGTGCGGCGGTTGAGGCTTTCGAGACCGCCGAGAGTCTTTTGCGACAAGAGTTCGCTCAATCCCATTCCCGCCACGAAGTACTAAGCCAACTTGCGTCGGTGCTGCACAATCGGGGAACCGTCTGTCAAAGTCAGGGATCCCTGGCTGAGGCGATGGATCGATTAACAGAAGCTCTGGGGTTGCAGTCGCAAGCCTTAAAGCAAGCTCCGTTTCACCACGGGTATCGAAGCCAATTGCAGAAACACCGCGAACTATTGGACCGGTTGTTGAGTCAACTAAAAGCCTGTCATCCCTATCACTCGCCATCAATAACAATGGCCGCGGTGGGCTCGCCAGCAGGTGGGAAGTAA
- a CDS encoding sigma-70 family RNA polymerase sigma factor — translation MTDCGDPEERLDLFRRAISGDTESLDRLLASFSGYLHVLSRTHLDKRIQHRVSPSDVVQETLMEAHRDIANFHGLELHEFTGWLRQVLVHNIANAVGTHMLAAKRSVHREQLVGSLSASVDHSHQRLSALAADAYRSPASEAGHQETLSELAAALEQLPSDYRTVIVLRHLEGLDFAEVADRMERTSGAVRMLWLRAIEHLRLAMEKQS, via the coding sequence GTGACAGATTGTGGAGATCCCGAAGAAAGACTCGATTTGTTCCGCCGGGCTATCTCCGGCGATACCGAGAGTCTTGATCGCCTTTTAGCAAGCTTTTCAGGTTACCTGCACGTCCTTTCACGCACTCATTTAGACAAGCGAATCCAGCACCGGGTCAGCCCGTCTGATGTAGTTCAAGAGACACTGATGGAGGCGCACCGCGACATTGCAAATTTCCATGGTCTCGAACTTCATGAATTCACCGGTTGGCTCCGTCAAGTCTTAGTACACAATATCGCAAACGCCGTAGGAACTCATATGTTGGCCGCAAAACGTAGCGTCCATCGCGAACAACTTGTAGGAAGCCTTTCCGCTTCCGTAGATCATTCGCATCAGCGACTTTCAGCACTTGCTGCGGACGCTTACCGTTCGCCTGCTTCAGAAGCGGGGCATCAAGAAACGCTATCGGAACTAGCTGCTGCACTCGAACAGTTACCCTCAGACTATCGGACCGTCATTGTTCTTCGGCATCTCGAAGGGCTTGATTTCGCCGAAGTGGCAGATCGAATGGAACGTACCTCGGGCGCGGTCAGAATGCTTTGGCTTAGGGCAATCGAACATCTGCGTTTGGCAATGGAGAAGCAATCATGA
- a CDS encoding prenyltransferase/squalene oxidase repeat-containing protein gives MKHRRNFRQTRRFFVTSVALAFTVSLAHAQETQPISKTETLRQSIVDKGLAFLANEGQSDAGTFSDKVGPGVTALAVTSALRNGRGVDEPIVAEGLDALESYVKPDGGIYGNGRLKNYETCVSIVCFAEANNSPTNKNPGKYNELINRAKDFVTGVQYGKGKREPSDPWYGGVGYGGEGRPDLSNTGYFIEALRAAETGPDDPAIQRALAFVSRCQNLDAEYNDTQFAAKVDDGGFYYEIPTTKIDPSTSDERYTPNGGLRSYGSMGYTGLKSMIFAGLTPNDPRVKAAQQWITDHYSVEENPGMGSAGLYYYYHTFASGLNASGLKTVDQSDGTKHDWKADLVAELAKRQNDDGSWSNDNQRWFENDKNLATSFALMALAYCK, from the coding sequence ATGAAACACCGCCGGAATTTCCGCCAGACTCGACGCTTTTTTGTCACCTCTGTCGCGCTCGCCTTCACCGTCTCGCTAGCTCATGCCCAAGAAACGCAGCCGATTTCCAAGACAGAAACCTTGCGACAGTCAATTGTCGACAAAGGACTTGCTTTCTTGGCTAACGAAGGTCAGTCCGACGCGGGCACATTTTCGGACAAAGTCGGTCCCGGTGTCACAGCACTAGCGGTTACGTCGGCGCTGCGAAACGGCCGCGGCGTTGACGAACCGATCGTTGCCGAGGGATTGGACGCATTGGAAAGCTACGTCAAACCCGATGGAGGCATCTACGGGAACGGCCGGCTGAAGAACTACGAAACCTGCGTCTCGATCGTCTGTTTTGCTGAAGCGAATAATTCACCCACGAACAAGAATCCGGGCAAGTACAACGAGCTGATCAATCGTGCCAAAGACTTTGTCACCGGTGTTCAGTACGGCAAGGGAAAACGCGAACCGTCGGACCCTTGGTACGGTGGCGTGGGCTACGGTGGTGAAGGCCGTCCAGACCTCTCCAACACTGGCTACTTCATTGAAGCGTTACGAGCAGCCGAAACCGGTCCTGACGATCCAGCTATTCAGCGAGCACTCGCCTTTGTTTCGCGGTGCCAGAATCTTGATGCCGAATACAACGATACCCAGTTCGCCGCGAAGGTCGATGACGGAGGATTCTACTACGAAATCCCAACAACAAAAATTGACCCAAGCACTTCGGATGAACGATACACACCCAACGGTGGACTACGAAGTTATGGCTCGATGGGCTACACGGGACTCAAGAGCATGATCTTTGCTGGGCTTACGCCAAACGATCCCCGCGTTAAAGCGGCTCAGCAATGGATCACGGATCACTACAGCGTCGAAGAGAACCCAGGAATGGGTTCCGCTGGGTTGTATTACTACTACCACACCTTCGCATCGGGTCTCAACGCGAGCGGCTTAAAAACGGTCGATCAAAGCGACGGAACGAAGCACGATTGGAAAGCTGACTTGGTTGCTGAACTTGCCAAGCGGCAAAACGATGATGGGTCTTGGAGCAACGACAATCAGCGTTGGTTCGAGAACGATAAAAACCTTGCAACTAGCTTTGCATTAATGGCCTTGGCCTATTGCAAATAA
- the hemP gene encoding hemin uptake protein HemP: MPAVSYSPTSSMPLPSDDPQGERCASQSDAPQENLARKILRFEELALCGDEIWIEYQGKLYRLQSTRQGKLVLTK, translated from the coding sequence ATGCCCGCCGTCTCTTACTCCCCTACCAGCTCTATGCCTCTGCCTTCTGATGATCCTCAGGGCGAACGATGCGCAAGCCAAAGTGATGCGCCCCAAGAAAATCTGGCCCGGAAAATACTCCGGTTTGAAGAGCTCGCACTCTGTGGTGATGAGATTTGGATCGAGTACCAAGGGAAGCTTTATCGGCTACAGAGCACCCGGCAAGGCAAACTTGTTTTGACGAAGTGA
- a CDS encoding DUF1559 family PulG-like putative transporter, whose product MTCFAEVSAMHWCRFVWISLAVSYGGLVSSSAAFAAIYVPGDVVPNVSGEIFGWSRGDANSTYSGWDVFEAAILPNNPINGFVDSTPDIAGQFGTASSIAVGPGGISVESGNAYSPFAPLSFQSTINSGTSGGDNTRIVAQFQTGGSELNYGGLLLSFDELTAGTIAPTFAMETSRTSLGGSSGDMIQYLAIWDLTTSQDSFRLDFGAAGSSLSLQQFHVDTFTQSTAFASPTAVPEPGSWALLGLVAGGVLLRRRRDKNGRSHRKANRRRAGFTLIELLVVIAIIGILIGLLLPGVQAAREAARRMSCSNNLKQVGLAMHNYNNVHRKLPPSALGVRVGGTNREPIQQGGLTAFVSILPFLEQSSLFEQFDLTSDAWSPQNEVPASKTPEVYLCPSMSFPNVGGSPDGYSSYAVSTGTKKYRNQIHDGAIVDAMNVFRNERVTAGLPDDSSWLSWVTVDDISNADGTTNTLLAGEFGVQVRETSSLPFPYPGSGGESAGKWALSYPYHSTASTFGKFNATEISLFDIPSYESFRGPHISGVQFVLSDGGVRFLTESVDAVILQRLTARNDGEVIDKEPW is encoded by the coding sequence GTGACTTGTTTTGCAGAGGTCAGTGCTATGCATTGGTGTCGTTTTGTTTGGATCTCACTCGCCGTCTCTTACGGTGGGCTCGTATCTTCTTCGGCTGCATTCGCAGCGATTTATGTTCCCGGCGATGTTGTGCCGAATGTCTCCGGTGAAATCTTTGGATGGTCCCGTGGCGATGCGAACAGCACCTACAGCGGTTGGGACGTGTTCGAAGCCGCGATACTGCCGAACAATCCCATTAACGGTTTTGTGGATTCAACTCCGGACATCGCAGGACAGTTCGGAACCGCTAGCTCGATTGCCGTTGGTCCGGGCGGCATTTCTGTCGAAAGCGGGAATGCGTATTCGCCGTTTGCACCGCTTAGCTTTCAATCCACAATCAATTCAGGAACCAGTGGAGGCGACAACACGAGAATCGTCGCCCAGTTCCAAACAGGCGGCAGTGAACTGAATTACGGCGGTTTGCTGTTGAGCTTTGACGAACTGACCGCGGGAACGATCGCTCCTACCTTCGCCATGGAAACCAGTCGAACGTCGTTGGGCGGTTCCAGCGGCGACATGATTCAATATCTCGCGATTTGGGACCTTACCACGAGCCAAGATTCGTTTCGCCTAGACTTTGGTGCAGCGGGGAGCTCATTGTCGTTGCAACAATTCCATGTTGACACGTTCACTCAAAGCACGGCTTTTGCCTCACCCACTGCCGTTCCCGAACCGGGTAGCTGGGCACTCCTAGGACTTGTTGCCGGCGGTGTGTTACTGCGACGCCGACGTGATAAGAATGGTCGATCGCATCGCAAAGCCAATCGCCGACGAGCAGGATTTACTCTGATCGAGTTGTTGGTCGTCATCGCCATCATTGGCATTTTGATCGGCTTACTATTGCCCGGCGTTCAAGCCGCACGCGAAGCGGCACGTCGCATGTCGTGCAGCAACAACCTTAAGCAGGTCGGGTTGGCTATGCACAATTACAACAACGTCCATCGCAAATTACCGCCCAGTGCATTGGGCGTTCGCGTCGGCGGAACCAATCGAGAGCCCATTCAGCAAGGTGGACTCACGGCTTTTGTGTCCATTCTGCCTTTCTTGGAACAGTCGTCGTTGTTCGAGCAGTTCGACTTGACTTCGGATGCTTGGTCGCCGCAGAACGAAGTGCCGGCCAGCAAGACTCCGGAAGTCTATCTTTGCCCTTCGATGTCATTTCCCAACGTGGGCGGCTCACCGGATGGGTACTCCAGTTACGCAGTTTCCACTGGTACCAAGAAGTATCGCAACCAGATCCACGATGGTGCGATCGTTGATGCGATGAACGTGTTTCGCAATGAACGAGTAACGGCGGGATTGCCCGATGATTCCTCTTGGCTTTCTTGGGTCACCGTCGATGATATCTCCAATGCAGACGGAACCACGAACACCTTGCTTGCCGGCGAATTCGGTGTCCAGGTTCGCGAAACGTCGTCTTTACCGTTTCCCTATCCTGGATCGGGTGGCGAAAGCGCTGGAAAATGGGCGTTAAGCTATCCCTACCATTCCACGGCATCCACTTTTGGAAAATTCAACGCGACTGAAATCTCGTTGTTTGACATACCCTCGTACGAATCGTTTCGAGGGCCACATATTTCCGGCGTACAGTTTGTACTTAGCGATGGCGGGGTTCGGTTTCTGACGGAATCGGTTGACGCTGTAATCCTGCAACGACTGACTGCTCGCAACGATGGTGAAGTGATCGACAAGGAACCTTGGTAA
- a CDS encoding kelch repeat-containing protein produces MNILNRSRLALVAVSCLTLSNLAHGHMPWLTTDDQGHAVMWFGESLEDRTYHMPEKVAAIQLSDGNSTLSTESVESDSLIGIRSQKAVASAEEVAGVVTYGLYHGTKLTYHVEHLPQTDSSTWPTQERANAPLQSIIIASPTGGLSVTILRDGKPAKDVEVKLYCEDGHEETAATTDIAGIVTFKSSVVEPGLNAIVAGVTDGKNKGTLDGESYSSTTDYLTATFRIPGESSKNEKVKREPQRPTMEADSDVSIVPSNLPALPEELTSFGAAIAGNNLYVYGGHTGSAHSYSTAEQSDRFWCLDVAAGENGKWRQLAGGPSLQGLALVAHQDRVIRIGGFTATNASGEEHSLHSQNSVAAYQAATDTWTDLPSLPEPRSSLDAAVIGDTVYVVGGWKLNGESDESQWHDTAWSLDLSDDKATWQPLATPTFQRRAISVAAHQGKLFVLGGMNSDGKPTTRVDVYDPVAKTWAEGPSLPGSGMSGFGSSSFATGGNLYVSTMDGFVHRLSSDQKSWSTLAKSDPARFFHRMLPISKNELLMVGGANMEIGKFTQIDRIVLP; encoded by the coding sequence ATGAACATCCTCAACCGATCCCGCCTGGCTCTTGTTGCCGTTTCCTGCTTAACGTTATCCAACCTCGCTCATGGCCACATGCCATGGTTGACTACGGATGATCAAGGTCATGCCGTCATGTGGTTCGGCGAATCACTGGAAGACCGAACCTATCACATGCCCGAGAAGGTCGCAGCCATCCAATTATCCGATGGCAACTCTACGCTCTCGACCGAGTCAGTCGAGTCCGATTCGCTGATCGGCATTCGAAGTCAGAAAGCAGTCGCGTCAGCGGAAGAAGTCGCCGGGGTTGTGACATATGGCCTTTACCATGGAACCAAACTGACCTATCACGTCGAGCATTTACCGCAAACCGACTCAAGTACTTGGCCGACGCAAGAGCGAGCGAACGCACCGCTGCAGTCGATCATTATCGCGTCGCCCACCGGTGGACTAAGCGTTACGATTCTTCGCGATGGCAAACCCGCCAAAGATGTCGAAGTCAAACTGTATTGCGAAGATGGTCACGAAGAAACCGCCGCAACGACCGACATAGCTGGCATCGTGACGTTCAAGAGTTCGGTTGTGGAACCGGGTTTGAATGCGATAGTGGCGGGAGTGACCGACGGCAAGAATAAGGGCACTCTTGATGGCGAATCATACAGCAGCACCACGGACTACTTGACGGCCACATTCCGAATTCCCGGTGAGTCGTCGAAAAATGAGAAGGTCAAACGCGAACCCCAACGACCAACGATGGAAGCCGATAGCGATGTTTCGATTGTCCCATCCAACTTGCCCGCTTTGCCAGAAGAATTGACCAGCTTTGGTGCCGCCATCGCTGGCAACAACTTGTATGTGTATGGCGGACATACCGGGAGCGCCCATTCGTATTCGACGGCCGAACAATCCGATCGCTTTTGGTGTCTGGACGTTGCTGCTGGCGAAAACGGCAAGTGGCGCCAACTGGCCGGCGGTCCGTCGTTGCAAGGGCTCGCCTTGGTAGCTCATCAAGATCGTGTGATCCGCATCGGAGGTTTCACCGCAACAAACGCCAGCGGCGAAGAACACAGCTTGCACTCGCAGAACTCTGTGGCCGCTTATCAGGCCGCGACCGACACATGGACCGATTTGCCGTCGCTTCCCGAACCTCGTTCGTCATTAGACGCCGCGGTGATTGGCGACACGGTTTATGTCGTGGGAGGCTGGAAACTGAATGGTGAAAGTGACGAAAGCCAATGGCATGACACGGCTTGGTCACTTGACCTAAGCGACGACAAAGCCACTTGGCAACCACTTGCAACGCCCACCTTTCAACGCCGAGCAATCAGCGTGGCCGCTCACCAAGGAAAACTATTCGTGCTCGGCGGCATGAACTCCGACGGTAAACCGACCACTCGTGTCGATGTTTACGATCCCGTTGCAAAGACCTGGGCGGAAGGACCATCGTTGCCAGGAAGCGGAATGTCTGGCTTTGGATCATCGTCATTTGCCACCGGCGGAAACCTCTATGTCAGCACCATGGACGGCTTCGTTCATCGGCTCAGCAGCGATCAGAAATCCTGGTCAACGCTTGCCAAGAGCGATCCCGCTCGCTTCTTTCATCGCATGCTTCCTATCAGCAAAAACGAACTGCTAATGGTCGGCGGCGCGAATATGGAAATCGGTAAGTTCACGCAAATCGACCGCATCGTGCTTCCCTAA